The Brassica oleracea var. oleracea cultivar TO1000 chromosome C6, BOL, whole genome shotgun sequence genome includes a region encoding these proteins:
- the LOC106300464 gene encoding WPP domain-interacting tail-anchored protein 2-like isoform X1 — translation MCDQVKLTCQVDFSYGFCPKLRMEGISQEDVYNHGEEALSSMSEEEQAREGMFKILSKLEIDSAYTSEKLLNLHVLLMHLLAWDNDLEGMGTLGSSAASFEKALTFDLLCGILESELKGVDEVLDELEAQIVDTSYKLSACKQVEYSVMEGKLAESAESLKQSRGQVSEITLQLAQLRRTLHYIRNGTSENEDSAEYSGNGQDLRQKYALRPSDLRHKNALRMLEKSLSRELELEKKLMEFQQNEEQLKLKLHYTEEVSSRMEEASEFIWGRFLEAENSSEVFMGVSKELVGRLQIIQFSQSWSAQREAELKAKLEDITAQLQAKDLEVKKLEGTIQENQEIVSEVLTLREHVKLTEQKLKDTEVELRSVNASKQEVLVHLAEMENANESVKESLFEAESRAESGETKIKELNAANLELTEELSFLKDADDKKTKKVSSLEKQLRELEFQLQNSKVLSEASQEQQNMLYSAIWDMETLIEDLKSKASKAESRSETVEEQCIVLSTTNSVLNKEVISLRQRAKSLEASLDLAKEEKEKYAQEIATRNKLLMDMVMQLSSERERIKEQLYSLAKENEKLRVNQCSEGGKYQRNGTYAGDKELPSNTDGGGIEAFAESLQEDERTRKEPETKVEPEFLSESEKSSMNTEIRRASNLRCIPVFAAAFMLFLSFFVLAFVKGK, via the exons ATGTGTGATCAAGTAAAACTTACTTGTCAAGTTGACTTCTCATATGGCTTTTGTCCAAA GCTAAGGATGGAGGGAATCTCTCAGGAAGATGTGTATAATCACGGTGAAGAAGCCTTGTCTAGTATGAGTGAGGAGGAGCAAGCGAGAGAAGGGATGTTTAAGATATTGTCAAAGCTAGAGATAGACTCGGCTTACACTAGTGAAAAGCTGCTGAACCTTCATGTTCTTCTTATGCACCTTTTGGCTTGGGATAATGATCTCGAAGGGATGGGGACACTTGGTTCTTCTGCAGCGTCTTTTGAGAAAGCTTTGACGTTTGATCTTTTATGTGGTATATTGGAGTCTGAGTTAAAGGGAGTGGACGAGGTTTTGGATGAGCTAGAAGCGCAAATCGTTGACACTTCTTATAAGTTATCTGCTTGCAAACAGGTAGAGTATAGCGTTATGGAAGGCAAATTGGCTGAATCTGCTGAATCGTTGAAGCAGTCTAGGGGACAAGTCTCGGAGATCACTTTGCAACTGGCTCAGCTTCGAAGAACACTTCATTACATAAGAAATGGAACAA GTGAAAATGAAGATTCAGCTGAGTATTCAGGAAACGGTCAAGATTTGAGGCAAAAGTATGCGCTGAGACCATCTGATTTGAGGCATAAGAATGCTCTGAGGATGCTGGAGAAGTCATTGTCAAGAGAGCTAGAGCTTGAGAAGAAGCTAATGGAGTTTCAGCAGAACGAAGAGCAGCTGAAACTCAAGCTGCACTACACAGAAGAGGTATCTTCTAGGATGGAAGAAGCATCAGAGTTTATATGGGGACGGTTTCTAGAAGCCGAAAACTCCTCAGAGGTGTTTATGGGTGTTTCAAAGGAACTTGTTGGCCGTCTTCAGATCATCCAGTTTAGTCAGAGTTGGTCAGCTCAACGAGAAGCTGAACTTAAAGCTAAGCTTGAAGATATCACTGCACAGCTCCAAGCCAAAGATCTTGAGGTGAAAAAGCTCGAAGGAACAATTCAAGAAAATCAAGAGATAGTTTCAGAAGTACTCACTTTGAGGGAACATGTGAAGTTAACTGAACAGAAACTGAAAGATACTGAGGTTGAGCTGAGGAGTGTCAATGCCTCCAAACAAGAAGTTCTGGTGCATCTTGCTGAGATGGAGAATGCTAATGAGTCTGTCAAAGAGAGCCTTTTCGAGGCTGAGAGCAGAGCTGAGAGTGGAGAGACTAAGATTAAAGAGCTAAATGCTGCAAATCTTGAACTTACTGAGGAACTAAGTTTCCTTAAAGATGCTGACGATAAGAAGACCAAGAAGGTGAGCTCGCTGGAGAAGCAACTCAGGGAACTAGAATTTCAGTTGCAGAACTCAAAGGTATTATCTGAAGCAAGTCAAGAACAGCAGAACATGTTGTATTCAGCAATATGGGACATGGAGACCTTGATTGAAGATCTTAAATCTAAAGCCTCTAAAGCTGAGAGTAGAAGTGAGACAGTTGAGGAGCAATGCATTGTGCTTTCTACAACCAACTCTGTACTTAACAAAGAAGTGATATCTTTGAGGCAAAGAGCCAAATCCTTGGAAGCATCGTTGGATCTAGCTAAAGAAGAAAAAGAGAAATATGCGCAAGAAATAGCTACGAGAAACAAGCTTCTGATGGATATGGTGATGCAGTTATCCAGTGAAAGGGAACGTATAAAAGAACAG TTATATTCCCTGGCAAAGGAAAATGAAAAACTGAGAGTGAACCAATGCTCAGAGGGAGGTAAATACCAAAGAAATGGAACTTATGCTGGGGACAAAGAGCTGCCTTCTAACACAGATGGGGGTGGAATAGAGGCATTTGCGGAAAGTCTGCAG GAGGATGAGAGAACAAGGAAAGAACCAGAAACTAAGGTTGAACCAGAGTTCCTTTCTGAGTCTGAAAAGAGTAGTATGAACACAGAGATCAGAAGGGCAAGCAACTTGAGATGCATACCAGTTTTTGCAGCAGCTTTTATGTTGTTTCTTTCATTCTTTGTTTTGGCTTTTGTTAAAGGAAAATAA
- the LOC106300464 gene encoding WPP domain-interacting tail-anchored protein 2-like isoform X2 has protein sequence MEGISQEDVYNHGEEALSSMSEEEQAREGMFKILSKLEIDSAYTSEKLLNLHVLLMHLLAWDNDLEGMGTLGSSAASFEKALTFDLLCGILESELKGVDEVLDELEAQIVDTSYKLSACKQVEYSVMEGKLAESAESLKQSRGQVSEITLQLAQLRRTLHYIRNGTSENEDSAEYSGNGQDLRQKYALRPSDLRHKNALRMLEKSLSRELELEKKLMEFQQNEEQLKLKLHYTEEVSSRMEEASEFIWGRFLEAENSSEVFMGVSKELVGRLQIIQFSQSWSAQREAELKAKLEDITAQLQAKDLEVKKLEGTIQENQEIVSEVLTLREHVKLTEQKLKDTEVELRSVNASKQEVLVHLAEMENANESVKESLFEAESRAESGETKIKELNAANLELTEELSFLKDADDKKTKKVSSLEKQLRELEFQLQNSKVLSEASQEQQNMLYSAIWDMETLIEDLKSKASKAESRSETVEEQCIVLSTTNSVLNKEVISLRQRAKSLEASLDLAKEEKEKYAQEIATRNKLLMDMVMQLSSERERIKEQLYSLAKENEKLRVNQCSEGGKYQRNGTYAGDKELPSNTDGGGIEAFAESLQEDERTRKEPETKVEPEFLSESEKSSMNTEIRRASNLRCIPVFAAAFMLFLSFFVLAFVKGK, from the exons ATGGAGGGAATCTCTCAGGAAGATGTGTATAATCACGGTGAAGAAGCCTTGTCTAGTATGAGTGAGGAGGAGCAAGCGAGAGAAGGGATGTTTAAGATATTGTCAAAGCTAGAGATAGACTCGGCTTACACTAGTGAAAAGCTGCTGAACCTTCATGTTCTTCTTATGCACCTTTTGGCTTGGGATAATGATCTCGAAGGGATGGGGACACTTGGTTCTTCTGCAGCGTCTTTTGAGAAAGCTTTGACGTTTGATCTTTTATGTGGTATATTGGAGTCTGAGTTAAAGGGAGTGGACGAGGTTTTGGATGAGCTAGAAGCGCAAATCGTTGACACTTCTTATAAGTTATCTGCTTGCAAACAGGTAGAGTATAGCGTTATGGAAGGCAAATTGGCTGAATCTGCTGAATCGTTGAAGCAGTCTAGGGGACAAGTCTCGGAGATCACTTTGCAACTGGCTCAGCTTCGAAGAACACTTCATTACATAAGAAATGGAACAA GTGAAAATGAAGATTCAGCTGAGTATTCAGGAAACGGTCAAGATTTGAGGCAAAAGTATGCGCTGAGACCATCTGATTTGAGGCATAAGAATGCTCTGAGGATGCTGGAGAAGTCATTGTCAAGAGAGCTAGAGCTTGAGAAGAAGCTAATGGAGTTTCAGCAGAACGAAGAGCAGCTGAAACTCAAGCTGCACTACACAGAAGAGGTATCTTCTAGGATGGAAGAAGCATCAGAGTTTATATGGGGACGGTTTCTAGAAGCCGAAAACTCCTCAGAGGTGTTTATGGGTGTTTCAAAGGAACTTGTTGGCCGTCTTCAGATCATCCAGTTTAGTCAGAGTTGGTCAGCTCAACGAGAAGCTGAACTTAAAGCTAAGCTTGAAGATATCACTGCACAGCTCCAAGCCAAAGATCTTGAGGTGAAAAAGCTCGAAGGAACAATTCAAGAAAATCAAGAGATAGTTTCAGAAGTACTCACTTTGAGGGAACATGTGAAGTTAACTGAACAGAAACTGAAAGATACTGAGGTTGAGCTGAGGAGTGTCAATGCCTCCAAACAAGAAGTTCTGGTGCATCTTGCTGAGATGGAGAATGCTAATGAGTCTGTCAAAGAGAGCCTTTTCGAGGCTGAGAGCAGAGCTGAGAGTGGAGAGACTAAGATTAAAGAGCTAAATGCTGCAAATCTTGAACTTACTGAGGAACTAAGTTTCCTTAAAGATGCTGACGATAAGAAGACCAAGAAGGTGAGCTCGCTGGAGAAGCAACTCAGGGAACTAGAATTTCAGTTGCAGAACTCAAAGGTATTATCTGAAGCAAGTCAAGAACAGCAGAACATGTTGTATTCAGCAATATGGGACATGGAGACCTTGATTGAAGATCTTAAATCTAAAGCCTCTAAAGCTGAGAGTAGAAGTGAGACAGTTGAGGAGCAATGCATTGTGCTTTCTACAACCAACTCTGTACTTAACAAAGAAGTGATATCTTTGAGGCAAAGAGCCAAATCCTTGGAAGCATCGTTGGATCTAGCTAAAGAAGAAAAAGAGAAATATGCGCAAGAAATAGCTACGAGAAACAAGCTTCTGATGGATATGGTGATGCAGTTATCCAGTGAAAGGGAACGTATAAAAGAACAG TTATATTCCCTGGCAAAGGAAAATGAAAAACTGAGAGTGAACCAATGCTCAGAGGGAGGTAAATACCAAAGAAATGGAACTTATGCTGGGGACAAAGAGCTGCCTTCTAACACAGATGGGGGTGGAATAGAGGCATTTGCGGAAAGTCTGCAG GAGGATGAGAGAACAAGGAAAGAACCAGAAACTAAGGTTGAACCAGAGTTCCTTTCTGAGTCTGAAAAGAGTAGTATGAACACAGAGATCAGAAGGGCAAGCAACTTGAGATGCATACCAGTTTTTGCAGCAGCTTTTATGTTGTTTCTTTCATTCTTTGTTTTGGCTTTTGTTAAAGGAAAATAA
- the LOC106300464 gene encoding WPP domain-interacting tail-anchored protein 2-like isoform X3, giving the protein MCDQVKLTCQVDFSYGFCPKLRMEGISQEDVYNHGEEALSSMSEEEQAREGMFKILSKLEIDSAYTSEKLLNLHVLLMHLLAWDNDLEGMGTLGSSAASFEKALTFDLLCGILESELKGVDEVLDELEAQIVDTSYKLSACKQVEYSVMEGKLAESAESLKQSRGQVSEITLQLAQLRRTLHYIRNGTSENEDSAEYSGNGQDLRQKYALRPSDLRHKNALRMLEKSLSRELELEKKLMEFQQNEEQLKLKLHYTEEVSSRMEEASEFIWGRFLEAENSSEVFMGVSKELVGRLQIIQFSQSWSAQREAELKAKLEDITAQLQAKDLEVKKLEGTIQENQEIVSEVLTLREHVKLTEQKLKDTEVELRSVNASKQEVLVHLAEMENANESVKESLFEAESRAESGETKIKELNAANLELTEELSFLKDADDKKTKKVSSLEKQLRELEFQLQNSKVLSEASQEQQNMLYSAIWDMETLIEDLKSKASKAESRSETVEEQCIVLSTTNSVLNKEVISLRQRAKSLEASLDLAKEEKEKYAQEIATRNKLLMDMVMQLSSERERIKEQLYSLAKENEKLRVNQCSEGGKYQRNGTYAGDKELPSNTDGGGIEAFAESLQAGG; this is encoded by the exons ATGTGTGATCAAGTAAAACTTACTTGTCAAGTTGACTTCTCATATGGCTTTTGTCCAAA GCTAAGGATGGAGGGAATCTCTCAGGAAGATGTGTATAATCACGGTGAAGAAGCCTTGTCTAGTATGAGTGAGGAGGAGCAAGCGAGAGAAGGGATGTTTAAGATATTGTCAAAGCTAGAGATAGACTCGGCTTACACTAGTGAAAAGCTGCTGAACCTTCATGTTCTTCTTATGCACCTTTTGGCTTGGGATAATGATCTCGAAGGGATGGGGACACTTGGTTCTTCTGCAGCGTCTTTTGAGAAAGCTTTGACGTTTGATCTTTTATGTGGTATATTGGAGTCTGAGTTAAAGGGAGTGGACGAGGTTTTGGATGAGCTAGAAGCGCAAATCGTTGACACTTCTTATAAGTTATCTGCTTGCAAACAGGTAGAGTATAGCGTTATGGAAGGCAAATTGGCTGAATCTGCTGAATCGTTGAAGCAGTCTAGGGGACAAGTCTCGGAGATCACTTTGCAACTGGCTCAGCTTCGAAGAACACTTCATTACATAAGAAATGGAACAA GTGAAAATGAAGATTCAGCTGAGTATTCAGGAAACGGTCAAGATTTGAGGCAAAAGTATGCGCTGAGACCATCTGATTTGAGGCATAAGAATGCTCTGAGGATGCTGGAGAAGTCATTGTCAAGAGAGCTAGAGCTTGAGAAGAAGCTAATGGAGTTTCAGCAGAACGAAGAGCAGCTGAAACTCAAGCTGCACTACACAGAAGAGGTATCTTCTAGGATGGAAGAAGCATCAGAGTTTATATGGGGACGGTTTCTAGAAGCCGAAAACTCCTCAGAGGTGTTTATGGGTGTTTCAAAGGAACTTGTTGGCCGTCTTCAGATCATCCAGTTTAGTCAGAGTTGGTCAGCTCAACGAGAAGCTGAACTTAAAGCTAAGCTTGAAGATATCACTGCACAGCTCCAAGCCAAAGATCTTGAGGTGAAAAAGCTCGAAGGAACAATTCAAGAAAATCAAGAGATAGTTTCAGAAGTACTCACTTTGAGGGAACATGTGAAGTTAACTGAACAGAAACTGAAAGATACTGAGGTTGAGCTGAGGAGTGTCAATGCCTCCAAACAAGAAGTTCTGGTGCATCTTGCTGAGATGGAGAATGCTAATGAGTCTGTCAAAGAGAGCCTTTTCGAGGCTGAGAGCAGAGCTGAGAGTGGAGAGACTAAGATTAAAGAGCTAAATGCTGCAAATCTTGAACTTACTGAGGAACTAAGTTTCCTTAAAGATGCTGACGATAAGAAGACCAAGAAGGTGAGCTCGCTGGAGAAGCAACTCAGGGAACTAGAATTTCAGTTGCAGAACTCAAAGGTATTATCTGAAGCAAGTCAAGAACAGCAGAACATGTTGTATTCAGCAATATGGGACATGGAGACCTTGATTGAAGATCTTAAATCTAAAGCCTCTAAAGCTGAGAGTAGAAGTGAGACAGTTGAGGAGCAATGCATTGTGCTTTCTACAACCAACTCTGTACTTAACAAAGAAGTGATATCTTTGAGGCAAAGAGCCAAATCCTTGGAAGCATCGTTGGATCTAGCTAAAGAAGAAAAAGAGAAATATGCGCAAGAAATAGCTACGAGAAACAAGCTTCTGATGGATATGGTGATGCAGTTATCCAGTGAAAGGGAACGTATAAAAGAACAG TTATATTCCCTGGCAAAGGAAAATGAAAAACTGAGAGTGAACCAATGCTCAGAGGGAGGTAAATACCAAAGAAATGGAACTTATGCTGGGGACAAAGAGCTGCCTTCTAACACAGATGGGGGTGGAATAGAGGCATTTGCGGAAAGTCTGCAGGCAG GAGGATGA